Sequence from the Helianthus annuus cultivar XRQ/B chromosome 13, HanXRQr2.0-SUNRISE, whole genome shotgun sequence genome:
taggctgtggcttcaccaagagtttgaacttgtaagttccaccatgacagggctccgtccaagaataacctagaaatgtaggtaacttgctggtctggagcgtatttgctcatgcggagaactgACTCTATCTTTtcggcccaacgaacaaaagcaacagcacctccggtgccatcaaagtttacaggtttgcagtctaggaactgcttgtaggtgcaccatgcacatacgttacaatatatgaatggcattagcagacttgctagagatatccaatgTATCATGGTATGccttaatgacttagtattaccatgaggcggGTTGTTGTTGCCGgtattgccagaattacttccGCTAGTTCCTCCTTGAGAGGCTGCGTATTGCGCAATGGCGGCAACGATGACCtgctgaagttctgcctcgttggtaggcatgcgtgtctgacgtctcggtggcatcttctaaaagatgtgttcacgttggtcaggtaATTGTAAAGTGTACGTATATAACGATAGTAGtaatacataacatctcatgttaaaataaaccaatcacataacatcccatgttataaataaatcaatcacataacatctcatgttatagaacataaataatcaatcaaacatcacatgtgatgagaatactgcgattgcattgccataaatcgagaccacaaagTAATGTTTACAAGTACATAACTGTAACATAAAACAtcaacgactaagggctacatcaccccagtccaaaatatCAAATCAATGTCAACAATATCCCATATACCTAACAACAAAAGTCATGATCAATATGTAGTCTCCAAAAGCTGTGCAGTCTGTGCAATCATCGTCTTCTCAACAAAACTCCACCCATGCTGTACAAAATAGCCCtacgctgatggcggtggaggagggggaaaatgagaaTAGAATAAACAGCGcatgtgaagccaatcctcctccatggctcggtGAGAACGCAACAAGAAAGCTATCTGCTGCTCCTGAGTCCAAAAACGTGCAGCAGAGTCTAGAGATAAAGGTCGAGGGGGATGTGATATCGCAGGGTGAGGAGGGCACTGGCATGGGGGTCGCTgtgctctctcgagctcctgtatGTGACGCGTAAGTGCCTCCTGTTGGATCATAAATGACCTGAGAATGTCCTCTACAGAATAACCCATGTGAAAAGGATGATAGGGATCCGATGGTGGCATGATGGGTGGTGATGTCCAAAGAAAAGGCTCACTAGCTGGAGTAAAAGGTGGCACAGTAAACGGTGAAACAGGGGGAACAACAGTATGGTGAGGGATCTGCGGTGCAAACTGATCTCCTCCAGTCAGAAAAGGTGCATGGCCGAAAGGCTGACgagaagagccctctccaggatGTGGCGGAGGGATCTCCTGGAGAAATGTGATGGGCAGATCTGTGCGGTGAGCATCAGCAGTGTAGGTGGGAAACAAGGGTGCATCAAAAGGAGCTGAAGCAGGTGCTGGAACAGGTGTGACTGGTACCACAAAAGGTGGAAAATCATCATCGTCCTCTATCCACCCATTCCGGGTGTACGCATAATGAGGGTTGACATGAGTCGCAAAGAGTGCATGGTCGGGCTCTAGAGGCACCGGGTCAGGAAAAGGAGCAACAACAACAGGATCAGCGGGTATATCAGCAATGCGAGGGGCATCAACCTGAGCATCAACAGCATGCTCATCCTCCAATAGTGGAGCAACAATAGGGTGATCATCGATAGGTACATCAGCAATCAAGGGATCAACAACGGGTACATCAGCATGAAGAGGGTCATGCTCGAACACGGGGTCTGGAGCAACTTCTGGCTCGGGGGCCACAAcaggctccgggtcgtcaaaCTCCATCTCGAAATCTGCGAGGTCAGCAAACGCAGGGTCAACAGGATCAACTgggtcctccatgggctgatctaggTGTATAAACTTAATGTCCTGGTCTGGATCGAAACCAGGTGGGATGACGGGGTCGGAATCCTCATCAATGTCGTGATCAATAGCAAAACTCGGGGCAGGGGCAGGTGCAGCAGATGACGCCCTATTGGGGTCTGAATCATGTGAGTAGTGATGCGCGCCCTGCGTGTGTGATGGTGCCgatgccacagactcgaaagagtctgggacaggtgaatgggcaggtgactcctcagcaggAGCATCTGCGAGAAGCAAGAGATCATCGGTAGCTATAAGGGCCCCTCCCTCAACGTCATCCTCCAGTGGCTCCTCGTCAAGCAAATCGATTTCGTCGTCAACGACTACGTCTAGAGGCATATCGATAACAGGGTACATGGCAAggggtatgggagcagggatctccacAAGCGGCAAATCCCCAGCGAtggggccatcagcgggctcaacCACGTCATCGGGTAGTGCATACGGGTGGAAATCGTCGTCGTCTGTACTGGTGGTGTTCGAAGTGTACACCTCTCGCTCTGATGACTCCCGGTCGTCTGATACAATGTGTATAGGGTCAGTAGTGTCCGACCTTCCTGTGCCGGATGAATCCATAgtgtttgtaacacaaacacaaatatgcacaaataatcaatcatatagtcaGATAAACACATTAGCCATCAATAAGCAATCAattagttctcctagtcccactagcctcccagcctcccagactgatcttcctagtcccactagccacccagcctcccagactgtctccctagtcccactagattaacttcccagcctcccagactgactccctagtcccactagattaacttcccagcctcccagactgactccctagtcccactagacaactacctcggcctcccagaccgagcctcagcctcccagactgagccatacctaataaataaaatgtgctcaacttttatttgtaaaaacgttttggatctggaatTAAGtagtatgcaatgtaaaaatgttttcgtgagagccctagtgatcatagtctagactcgagaaagaatcctagttcgctatgatcagagctctgataccaagctgtcacaccctggctttacgGAAGCATGggtttattttggtgtgacttcttaataccatagcttaatcataacaaagctatatgaaagtaaaaccatgcagatcatccattgatttaagttttaaaacaaaagtagcataacattgtcttaaggcgttgacacatgcaacggaaattacaaactaacaacataaaacattgtttgaaagacacaaccacaaacttaaaataaacgccgtttaagacttgcgactcgtccaggtaaaagtcgcaatccctaaacgtGGATGATCCCATACTCTAACGCAGCGTAACATACCGTGCCagaatccttagttccctgaaatacatgtaagttggaaaaatcaacaaaaatgttgagcgagttcatgtgtagtgagtaagtaaaacgtttgtatgtataaaaaccctggtatgtagcaaataaggaaataaagagatcaccaatggtttgcaaggccattgatatgtgtgatgtgcagtaggaagactcaaacctagcggattttgcgttgggcacaaagtcaccccgaggtccgttctgctgggcctgggctcgctacacccagatagatctaccgctactgtccctcggtcctactctaaggattaatggccttcagttcacgcctacccactcacatgatctaagtagtaaccctccttacgctattcataccatgtgtaaagtactcgtaaacatagtaacatgtatttcacccccgcagtttagaaaacagaaatcagttaagagaaaagggggacatgaactcaccgaagtgcgtctctaaaaagtatctcccagaaaatctgctgtgcgacgacctacacgtactaacttctattagacggacggccgtgccttagtttaaggtttaacgtctttgggaaatagttaggcaactatttcgtgtttacacttcgtaGTTATTTGGTAAATACGTTCCTTCCCAATGATgagggttttaatacatgtgcgttcgtaaaatttcgaaatatattattaagtctcacttaaaatatattttaaaccttatctccaaaatataaatattttcccaaaaatattatattttattccatataattttccaaaataatacttttgtcaaaatacgcgtttaagagtattttctgaaaatacgtaagttacggataaagatcgggtggtattaataataccggtgtaacttaaatatttattgtgaaggcgttagaattattttggagtcgttaacattcggtaatattatttttaccctaaaaataatatttacgtagttcacaaaataatcataaaaatctcacaagtgttgttacgtaaaatatatactaaatatatatttatcaagttttattttgtgaaaatcccacctctgaCTTTTgaaagttttgtaataaaaatcgtggcaaaagttatttgggaaaacaagttaaaaatatatccataacacttgtgataaaaatatttacaagtgttagatttttggaaaaatttcgccagagtttcctctgtaactggaggtggccacactttcaagcgtatcattttcttttaaaatttcaaatcaacaatgttcccaacattaacaaacaatattCCATCATCAAATTAGTCAacatagatataaatcgcaaaacacatgaacttgtggtttatgtAAGATATGTAGTAATTTTCcccatatttttagtagatctttttataaataaactcgaTTTCTTGCGAATCTTGTTTTTTAAAGAAGATACActtttacaacttcttgtcaaaatttacaaaaataattctttgttaaaactttttgttacacaagtgtctacacacttgtttgttcacaaaacaCCTTTAGTTTaggaaagatccggctttaaaaatatgatttcttttgacacttggttctttgaaaataccacttgtagatctttagatctactagtttggaactccatttcataagaaaaattgtttttacacaagttcatgtttacatGTAGTAGTGTTCTTCATCTAACCATTTTCATACTTAAACATACACTAtgtcatgttccatgaacatggcttagccgggttagatgacgatccggaCTACTTCTagcataaaacaacactaaataatcataacaaaactaattttataagttttacaccattacattgcttttatccaacaagttcatcattttagtagacttttagtaggtgatcttgtatgttcatgattttcaaccgacaaagttcatattaaccactttagaatagatcaagaaggtgtttagagtcacttactactagctcgaggctagggaagaaactagtcgaaaaacgggtGGTTAAAAGCAACGTAGGGAGGTCCTCGACAATCCGCAAGCACCGGGCTTCCTTGTACGCGATCCTTCACACTTGTGGATGCTTGGAATAGCTTGATCAAAATCGAAAATTGGTTGGAGGGGGAGCTTGATTCTAGGCCGTGAGGAGCAAGGAGGGAGAGAGAAGTGATTTTGTGCTTAGTGTGGTAATGAGTGAATGTAAGTGTCATGTGGTTATTTTTATACACCATGTTAAGTCTTTATCCACTAAACAACATGTTTTCAAGATATTAAGCACCAAGATTAAAATAATCCATCAAGGACAATGTGTGTCCCCTTGGTGGTGACCGATCGGTTActataggggggggggggtaaccgGTTCGATTTCAACTTATaagttaagtattagttagttagttagttagagCTTTGAAAttagttactagtgtgttgtaaattataacgggtgttagggtattcggggaccctaactagctcagaaaaagaaaaacagtgtcagtgacaatatttttatgttccgggtatagtccggttgtttggtcgGATACTGATCCCTTAAAGTGCTTATTAAAGCTTTAAtgtgtctttattattatttttagtgacacaaagaattcccgacactttggaaagtgtctagtattattttcccatgtttttgcactttactaggttgctaaaaagctgaattttatattaaagtgcaggatttgtgtttaaatcatgttttaggcacatccggtcactataattatCTCCTAGTGATGCAGTTCTACAACTctcatatccctacactctctactagtgtaactattcccggctcatacaggccttagaggcagtgtctgcctggtgctggctatgtcagcacgtttactgggttatccgttcattgtgctactgtgcttttatgcatcatgtttgtcactaatgttctgtatgtaaataatagagtgacagttgagaaagtatgatgcaagtatgtgtatgtatcagtacccaagtagcagtttatccacaatttcaagtaagcacagtaattaagcagtaattaaatagtaattaattcgtacggatacctggtttggtgagggttgtcacagcacGAACAACACCTCAGGACCATTCTGGCActgctgaagaaagagaaactttacgcaaagttttcaaagtgcggattctggattcgcgaagtacagttccttggacatgttgtgagcgagaagggtattcatgttgacccagcGAAGATTGAAGCGATAAAGAATTTGGAAGCCCCCAAGACGCCAACTGAAGTTCGACAATTCTTAGGATCAGCGGGCTATTACCGCAGATTTAtcgaaaacttctccaagatagCTCAACTGTTGACTTCCCTTACGCAGAAGAATAAGAAGTACGACTGGGTGataagcaggaagaagccttccaacttctcaaaaacaagctatgcgacGCACCAATATTATccttacccgaaggcactgaagacttcgtggtgtactgtgacgcctcgcgtcaaggtttaggtTGCGTGCttatgcaacgccaaaaggtcatcgcttacgcttcaaggcagTTGAAAGTTCATGAGATGAACTACACCACACACGACCTGGAGCTAGGTGCGGTAGTATTCGCCCTGAAGGTTTggcgacactatttatatggtactcgatgtacaatcttcacagatcacaaaagcctacaacacatatttgatcagaaggaattaaatatgcgacagcgacggtGGGTTGATTtgctaaacgactatgactgtgagattaatTACCATCCTCGAAAGGctaacgttgtagcagacgcgttaagtcgaaaagaaagggttaagaccctaagggttcgagcattggaaatgactattcagACGAACCTCACTACACGCATTCATGACGcccaacaagaagcccttaagaagGAGAATCGTGGAGCTGAATATCTCCGAGGTATGGAGAATTGATGCCAAACAAAGAGGGAACCTTATACTTtatggggcgtatttgggttccgctctacgGCGGTATTCGAGAAGTTATCTTCGATGAAGCTCAAaagtcaagatactcgatccacccagcatcggacaaaatgtatcaagacttgaaagaatattattggtggccaagactcaagagcgatgttgctgtttacgttggaaagtgcctaacctATGCTAAGGTTAAagccgaatatcagaaaccgtctggtctactgcaacaacccgagatacccatatggaagtggaaacaaatctcaatggacttAATAACAAAATTACCTAGGACCCCTAGAGGGCATGATATGATATTggtgatagttgatcgattaacgaagtctgcgcatttcctaccgatccgggagaaggatagcactggaaagctcgCCGAGCTGTACCTGAaggaaattgtggcacgtcatggggTGCCTATCTCGATTATCTCAGACAAAGACGGGCGTTTCGTATCAAGGatctggcaatccttccaggaggcctttggatctcaactagatctaagcacgaccttccatccgcaaacagacggccagagcgaacggaccatACAAAcactagaagatatgcttcgcgcatgtgtcatggatctgggcggtagctgggatactcacctacctttagttgagttttcctacaataatagctaccatacgagcataaaagccgcaccattcaaagctctgtatggccgcaagtgccgctcACCGTTATGTTGGGTAGACGCTGGAgacaaacgtatggttggtcctgaacttgttcaagaaacaaccgacaagatcattcagatccgagagcgcattaaggcggctcgagattgACAAAAGAGCTACGTTGATCAAAGACAAAATcccttagaattcgaggtgggagacaaagttctgtcgaaagtctcaccttggaagggtgtagcaaGGTTCagaaagcgtggaaagctgaatccatgatacattgggccattcaagatcttggaaaagATTAGTACC
This genomic interval carries:
- the LOC110901124 gene encoding magnetosome-associated protein MamJ-like, producing MDSSGTGRSDTTDPIHIVSDDRESSEREVYTSNTTSTDDDDFHPYALPDDVVEPADGPIAGDLPLVEIPAPIPLAMYPVIDMPLDVVVDDEIDLLDEEPLEDDVEGGALIATDDLLLLADAPAEESPGAHHYSHDSDPNRASSAAPAPAPSFAIDHDIDEDSDPVIPPGFDPDQDIKFIHLDQPMEDPVDPVDPAFADLADFEMEFDDPEPVVAPEPEVAPDPVFEHDPLHADVPVVDPLIADVPIDDHPIVAPLLEDEHAVDAQVDAPRIADIPADPVVVAPFPDPVPLEPDHALFATHVNPHYAYTRNGWIEDDDDFPPFVVPVTPVPAPASAPFDAPLFPTYTADAHRTDLPITFLQEIPPPHPGEGSSRQPFGHAPFLTGGDQFAPQIPHHTVVPPVSPFTVPPFTPASEPFLWTSPPIMPPSDPYHPFHMGYSVEDILRSFMIQQEALTRHIQELERAQRPPCQCPPHPAISHPPRPLSLDSAARFWTQEQQIAFLLRSHRAMEEDWLHMRCLFYSHFPPPPPPSA